A genomic segment from Actinomadura hallensis encodes:
- a CDS encoding ATP-binding protein gives MWDVVRGLPVCRLLEVPRRDAADGRDEWRDQRLAALVSAYHAGGEPVLVGWRRARPSGPTEVFVGGSGLLADRDGDAATLSLPAGGRGVMVPQGITEDSMAHWVRIGAVSDGLLVDDLLARDGQPDESARPSLEDGLLSVWMQPFAWMLVAEPMTAPETERLADDLADRQQHAQSMAEMSPEYAVTAVRMERRHREVRQAATSGLWRVHLMAGAATPRDAARVAALVCASADLSRLPYALVPGAEGPFEASTQLVAALARPPVREVAGVRFAMRPEFDVTPESDAAPGRRARAGVPLGHVLDRNRREVGSLTLPLSSLNRHTFVCGATGAGKSQTVRSLLAAAARAGLPWLVVEPAKAEYRLMAARLPDAEVVAIRPGDADAIAAGINPLEPATGPDGRPFPLQTHADLVRALFLAAFDADEPFPQVLAAALTRCYERLGWDLALGEPSVPGTSPRYPTLADLQAAAEQVVSDIGYGQEITDNVRGFIRVRLSSLRLGTTGRFFEGGHPIDFDALLARNVVLEIEDVGDDRDKAFLMGTVLVRLVEHLRMRQRRGAPPGLRHLSVFEEAHRLLRRSEEAGPASHAVETFASLLAEIRAYGEGLVVAEQIPSKLVPDVIKNTAVKIVHRLPAKDDRDAVGATMNITEDQSQFLVTLTPGEGAVFTDGMDFPHLVRMPDGSHLESGADAARTASARVLVTPRSATCGADCRDSPCTLRDMRNAQRVLEARPELVLWAELAAAAHLTGWGTPLPPRFVLDGLPPRLRDCAVSHAVDAAVAARGAHSDLAEHLVDAFHGRPCGIEENQFFADPYRWCLVLEELQQAHKANPDAGRHPRSEEWAAFYGRVIPGDTVAEQLNHITAWWNRDQRDLEARNTALWGSTTAIETAVGALRGDSDWPDRLREASARLQVPEGLLDSYTVDD, from the coding sequence ATGTGGGACGTGGTGCGCGGCCTGCCGGTCTGCCGCCTGCTGGAGGTCCCGCGGCGCGACGCGGCCGACGGGCGGGACGAGTGGCGCGACCAGCGGCTGGCCGCGCTCGTGTCGGCGTACCACGCGGGCGGCGAGCCGGTGCTGGTCGGCTGGCGCCGCGCGCGGCCGTCCGGCCCGACAGAAGTGTTCGTCGGCGGGAGCGGCCTGCTGGCCGACCGCGACGGGGACGCCGCGACGCTCAGCCTCCCGGCGGGCGGGCGCGGCGTCATGGTCCCGCAGGGCATCACCGAGGACTCCATGGCCCACTGGGTCCGCATCGGCGCCGTCAGCGACGGCCTGCTGGTGGACGACCTCCTCGCCAGGGACGGGCAGCCCGACGAGTCCGCGCGCCCGTCCCTGGAGGACGGGCTGCTGTCGGTGTGGATGCAGCCGTTCGCCTGGATGCTGGTGGCCGAGCCGATGACGGCGCCGGAGACGGAGCGGCTGGCGGACGACCTGGCCGACCGGCAGCAGCACGCCCAGTCGATGGCGGAGATGTCGCCGGAGTACGCGGTCACCGCCGTGCGGATGGAGCGGCGCCACCGCGAGGTGCGCCAGGCGGCCACGTCCGGCCTGTGGCGGGTCCATCTAATGGCCGGTGCCGCGACGCCGCGGGACGCGGCGCGGGTGGCGGCGCTGGTGTGCGCGTCGGCCGACCTCAGCCGGCTGCCGTACGCGCTCGTCCCCGGCGCGGAGGGGCCGTTCGAGGCCAGCACGCAGCTGGTGGCGGCGCTGGCGCGGCCGCCCGTCCGGGAGGTCGCCGGGGTCCGGTTCGCGATGCGGCCCGAGTTCGACGTGACGCCGGAGTCCGACGCCGCGCCCGGCAGGCGGGCGCGGGCGGGGGTGCCGCTCGGGCATGTCCTGGACCGCAACCGCCGCGAGGTCGGGTCGCTGACGCTGCCGCTGTCCAGCCTGAACCGGCACACGTTCGTGTGCGGCGCGACCGGCGCCGGGAAGTCGCAGACCGTCCGGTCGCTGCTCGCCGCCGCCGCGCGCGCCGGGCTGCCGTGGCTGGTGGTCGAGCCCGCGAAGGCGGAGTACCGGCTGATGGCGGCGCGGCTGCCGGACGCGGAGGTCGTCGCGATCCGCCCCGGCGACGCGGACGCGATCGCCGCCGGGATCAACCCCCTGGAGCCGGCGACGGGTCCGGACGGGCGGCCGTTCCCGCTGCAGACCCACGCCGACCTCGTCCGCGCGCTGTTCCTCGCCGCGTTCGACGCGGACGAGCCGTTCCCGCAGGTCCTCGCCGCGGCGCTGACCCGCTGCTACGAGCGGCTCGGCTGGGACCTGGCGCTGGGCGAGCCGTCCGTGCCGGGGACGTCCCCGCGCTACCCGACCCTCGCCGACCTGCAGGCCGCCGCGGAGCAGGTCGTCTCCGACATCGGCTACGGCCAGGAGATCACCGACAACGTGCGGGGGTTCATCCGCGTGCGGCTGTCCAGCCTGCGGCTCGGCACCACCGGGCGGTTCTTCGAGGGCGGCCACCCGATCGACTTCGACGCGCTGCTCGCCCGCAACGTCGTCCTGGAGATCGAGGACGTGGGCGACGACCGCGACAAGGCGTTCCTGATGGGCACCGTCCTGGTGCGCCTGGTCGAGCACCTGCGGATGCGGCAGCGCCGGGGGGCTCCGCCTGGGCTGCGGCACCTGAGCGTGTTCGAGGAGGCGCACCGGCTGCTGCGGCGCAGCGAGGAGGCCGGGCCCGCGTCGCACGCCGTGGAGACGTTCGCGAGCCTCCTGGCGGAGATCCGCGCCTACGGGGAGGGGCTGGTCGTGGCGGAGCAGATCCCGTCGAAGCTGGTCCCGGACGTCATCAAGAACACCGCCGTCAAGATCGTCCACCGGCTGCCGGCGAAGGACGACCGCGACGCGGTCGGCGCCACGATGAACATCACCGAGGACCAGTCGCAGTTCCTGGTCACGCTCACGCCCGGCGAGGGCGCCGTGTTCACCGACGGCATGGACTTCCCCCACCTGGTCCGCATGCCGGACGGGTCGCACCTGGAGAGCGGCGCGGACGCCGCCCGGACCGCGTCCGCCCGGGTGCTGGTGACCCCGCGGAGCGCCACGTGCGGGGCGGACTGCCGCGACTCCCCCTGCACACTGCGCGACATGCGGAACGCCCAGCGCGTCCTGGAGGCCCGCCCCGAACTGGTCCTGTGGGCCGAGCTGGCCGCAGCGGCCCACCTGACGGGCTGGGGCACGCCCCTCCCTCCCCGTTTCGTGCTGGACGGGCTGCCCCCGCGTCTCCGCGACTGCGCCGTCTCCCACGCGGTCGACGCCGCCGTGGCCGCTCGGGGCGCCCACAGCGACCTTGCGGAGCATCTGGTGGACGCCTTCCACGGACGTCCTTGCGGAATCGAAGAGAACCAGTTCTTCGCCGACCCGTACCGCTGGTGCCTCGTCCTAGAGGAACTTCAGCAGGCGCATAAGGCGAACCCTGACGCGGGCAGGCATCCCCGGAGCGAAGAATGGGCCGCGTTCTATGGACGCGTCATCCCCGGCGACACCGTCGCCGAACAGCTCAATCACATCACCGCGTGGTGGAATCGGGACCAGCGCGACCTTGAGGCCCGCAATACCGCCCTCTGGGGCTCCACTACGGCGATCGAAACGGCCGTGGGCGCTCTGCGCGGCGATTCCGACTGGCCGGACCGCCTCAGGGAGGCCTCGGCCCGCCTCCAGGTTCCCGAGGGCCTCCTGGACTCCTACACCGTCGACGATTAG
- a CDS encoding glycosyltransferase, translating into MSARRVAVPSLFEDPGIRRARTPGRRFLFAVPPLGRATPDAELAAELARRGHKVAWAGHRATLEQRLRPGSRIFDVVEEEFEKRLPALRSDWLDLRGLAALRFLWEDLLIPLGHAMVPGVEKAIDRFRPDVVVADQSALAAPVAARRRELPWATCAGTSAEFTRPLAALPEVEEWVREQIAGLQLDHGIEDLIDLRFSDHLVLVFTAPGLIGDVSFFPDHVAFVGPAPGRCAPGAFPWDRLDGRPAVLVTLGAEGPSGDRFFKVAAEAVRGLEVQAVFETDPGALPDPPPNVLVRDRIPRHKLLERVSAVVCHGGHALVCGSLSHGVPLVVAPVRDDQPVIARQVEAAGAGITVRHARARADELRAALTTVLNDGSHRAAAGRVRDSIASAGGVAEAADRLEKLA; encoded by the coding sequence ATGAGCGCCCGCCGCGTCGCCGTCCCGTCCCTCTTCGAAGACCCCGGGATCCGCCGGGCGAGGACGCCCGGGCGCCGGTTCCTGTTCGCCGTCCCGCCGCTGGGCCGGGCGACGCCGGACGCCGAACTCGCCGCCGAACTCGCCCGCCGCGGCCACAAGGTCGCCTGGGCGGGCCACCGGGCGACCCTCGAACAGCGCCTGCGCCCCGGCTCCCGCATCTTCGACGTCGTCGAGGAGGAGTTCGAGAAGCGCCTGCCGGCCCTCCGGAGCGACTGGCTCGACCTGCGCGGCCTCGCAGCCCTCCGCTTCCTCTGGGAGGACCTCCTCATCCCCCTCGGCCACGCGATGGTGCCGGGCGTCGAGAAGGCGATCGACCGGTTCCGGCCGGACGTCGTCGTGGCCGACCAGTCCGCCCTCGCCGCGCCCGTCGCGGCCCGCCGCCGCGAACTGCCCTGGGCGACGTGCGCCGGAACGTCCGCCGAGTTCACCCGGCCGCTCGCCGCCCTCCCCGAGGTCGAGGAGTGGGTCCGCGAGCAGATCGCCGGCCTCCAGCTCGACCACGGCATCGAGGACTTGATCGACTTGCGCTTCTCCGACCACCTCGTGCTGGTGTTCACCGCGCCGGGGCTGATCGGGGACGTCTCGTTCTTCCCCGACCACGTCGCGTTCGTCGGCCCGGCGCCCGGCCGGTGCGCGCCGGGCGCGTTCCCGTGGGACCGGCTGGACGGCCGGCCCGCCGTCCTCGTCACCCTGGGCGCGGAGGGACCGTCGGGCGACCGCTTCTTCAAGGTCGCCGCGGAGGCCGTCCGCGGCCTGGAGGTCCAGGCGGTCTTCGAGACGGACCCGGGCGCGCTGCCCGACCCGCCGCCGAACGTCCTCGTCCGCGACCGGATACCGCGGCACAAGCTGCTGGAACGCGTCTCCGCGGTCGTCTGCCACGGCGGTCACGCCCTGGTCTGCGGCTCGCTGTCCCACGGCGTCCCGCTGGTGGTCGCCCCGGTCAGGGACGACCAGCCGGTGATCGCCCGCCAGGTCGAGGCCGCGGGGGCGGGCATCACCGTCCGGCATGCCCGCGCCCGGGCGGACGAGCTCCGCGCGGCCCTCACCACCGTCCTGAACGACGGCTCCCATCGCGCGGCCGCCGGACGCGTCCGCGACTCGATCGCCTCCGCCGGGGGCGTCGCCGAGGCCGCCGACCGCCTGGAGAAACTGGCCTGA
- a CDS encoding beta-ketoacyl synthase N-terminal-like domain-containing protein: MSRAREPIAIVGAGAVFPGAGSAAELWRNVLAGFDAITEVPAVRWDPALYYDPGAYGRAPGGDRFYCRRGGFVDELATFDPARFGITPAEVPAMEPDQLLALRTAGDAIADAGGDDRLPARDRIGVVIGRGGFITPGVARLDRRVTTSHQIAGILAELVPELGRSRLEEIRRAFCARLGPDGPDPSTGLVPGFAASRVAHAFDLRGPAYTLDASCASSLLAVEHAVRTLRDGQADAMLAGAVHHAHHATVWSALSRLRALSPSETIRPFDRAADGTLLAEGTGMVLLKRLSDAERAGDRVHAVILGAGSSSDGRAAGVMSPLVEGQVLAVERAWRDAGLDPAEPGALGLVEAHGTGTPAGDEAELATLRRVFGTCGPPVGLGTVKSMIGHAMAAAGVAGLIKAAFALRDGVLPPTLHVDDPHPALEDGRLRPVREAAEWEGGHGPRRAVVNAFGFGGTNAHVVLEEPPRGRARRRPRRLRAPESGETVLRLTARTVDELAAVLTAPDEDLISRVSEDVPDLPCRIAIVAPTPRRLDLARAVVQRGTPWRGRSDVWFSPRPLLADGGRVAFLFPGFEPAIDPRMDDVAEHFGWPKPEPAGRTDLAGHVADVIGAGRLLVAALAELGVEPDVAAGHGLGEWAAMIATGMLDAGAAEPLVHALDAGSPDAPDTVPDSVPDFVHAVVGCGAAQAREAAGGRSGVHVSHDNCPHQSVICGPAGEVRAILERFASEGILGRELPFRAGVHTPLAEVFEKRVRRAFESLDLREPRVPLWSAAAVAPYPPSPADVRDLAVRQLLEPVRFNALVEELYGAAHVRAFVQIGPGSLTGFVADVLGGRDHLAMAANVPQREGMAQLRRVLAALWAEGYGASPPPPATAGMTLDLGTPLVRLDGAVPPVRPGSAMPELPADDPVMAELEALLNDAAAGAQAVVEAFGGGPAPAPSGGAPPAAEERTVSRVFSLDAMPYLSDHCVFPQAPGWPDMSDRFPIVPLATLLEVMAEAARDVLPGTVVVGFEDVRAVRWVVAAPPTTADITAYPLGGTGRPHRVKVVVQGHVDGTVLLADHYPPPPRPDRTPLTIEGPPIVTAERLYAERWMFQGPLFRGITEITALAEDGLRGVLTSLPTPGALLDSVGQLCCHWIQVYGDTNQTVFPVGVERVSLYGPLPPAGEHLATTVWNQSLTDTAMRCSAELLRDDGTVWGRVEGWTTHRFYTDEALWRMKFTAEVSGTGEPQPGGWCLARKRWDGAASRDLLMRQYLRAAERAEYEALPSFARGPWLLGRIAVKDAVRDHLWRNGHGPLFPAELTVHDGPRVTGPFDEPLTVSVASDAELGVALVRPGREPAGIGLAKDEKNARERAAKQAVLQALNHRPDTDPSDTDRPDTDRPDTDRPETHRSGSTDRPERPELLVTVADAERLLIAAGGTVTTVETRELEGHVVAWTVASGGPDLEEARA; this comes from the coding sequence GTGAGCCGCGCTCGGGAGCCGATCGCGATCGTCGGCGCCGGGGCGGTGTTCCCCGGCGCGGGGTCGGCGGCCGAGCTGTGGCGCAACGTCCTGGCCGGGTTCGACGCGATCACCGAGGTGCCGGCCGTGCGGTGGGACCCCGCGCTCTACTACGACCCCGGCGCGTACGGGCGGGCGCCCGGGGGCGACCGGTTCTACTGCCGCCGGGGCGGGTTCGTCGACGAGCTGGCGACGTTCGACCCGGCGCGGTTCGGGATCACGCCTGCGGAGGTGCCGGCGATGGAGCCCGACCAGCTCCTCGCGCTGCGGACGGCGGGGGACGCGATCGCCGACGCGGGCGGCGACGACCGGCTGCCCGCCCGGGACCGGATCGGCGTGGTCATCGGGCGCGGCGGCTTCATCACGCCGGGCGTGGCGCGGCTCGACCGGCGGGTCACGACGTCCCATCAGATCGCCGGAATTCTCGCGGAGCTGGTGCCAGAGCTCGGGCGGTCGCGGCTGGAGGAGATCCGCCGGGCGTTCTGCGCGCGGCTCGGGCCGGACGGCCCGGACCCGTCGACCGGGCTGGTCCCGGGGTTCGCCGCGTCCCGCGTCGCGCACGCCTTCGACCTTCGCGGCCCCGCGTACACGCTGGACGCGTCGTGCGCGTCGTCGCTGCTGGCGGTCGAGCACGCGGTGCGGACGCTGCGGGACGGGCAGGCCGACGCGATGCTGGCCGGCGCGGTCCACCACGCCCACCACGCGACGGTGTGGAGCGCCCTCAGCCGGCTGCGGGCGCTGAGCCCGAGCGAGACGATCCGGCCGTTCGACCGCGCGGCGGACGGCACGCTTCTCGCCGAGGGCACCGGGATGGTCCTGCTCAAGCGGCTGTCGGACGCCGAGCGCGCGGGGGACCGGGTCCACGCCGTGATCCTGGGCGCCGGGTCGTCGAGCGACGGCCGCGCGGCCGGGGTCATGAGCCCGCTGGTGGAGGGGCAGGTCCTCGCGGTGGAGCGGGCGTGGCGGGACGCGGGCCTGGACCCGGCGGAGCCCGGCGCGCTGGGGCTGGTCGAGGCGCACGGCACCGGGACCCCGGCGGGGGACGAGGCGGAGCTGGCGACGCTGCGCCGGGTGTTCGGGACCTGCGGCCCTCCGGTCGGCCTGGGCACGGTCAAGTCGATGATCGGGCACGCGATGGCCGCCGCGGGCGTCGCCGGCCTGATCAAGGCGGCGTTCGCGCTGCGCGACGGCGTGCTGCCGCCGACCCTGCACGTGGACGACCCGCATCCGGCGCTGGAGGACGGCAGGCTGCGGCCCGTCCGGGAGGCCGCCGAGTGGGAGGGCGGGCACGGTCCCCGGCGCGCCGTGGTCAACGCGTTCGGGTTCGGCGGGACGAACGCGCACGTGGTCCTGGAGGAGCCGCCGCGCGGCAGGGCACGGCGGCGTCCCCGGCGGCTCCGCGCGCCGGAGTCGGGTGAGACCGTCCTGCGGCTGACCGCACGCACCGTTGACGAACTGGCCGCCGTGCTGACCGCCCCTGACGAAGACCTCATCTCGCGGGTGTCGGAGGACGTCCCCGACCTTCCCTGCCGGATCGCCATCGTCGCCCCTACTCCGCGTCGGCTCGACCTTGCGCGCGCCGTCGTCCAGCGGGGCACGCCTTGGCGGGGCCGTAGCGACGTGTGGTTCTCGCCCCGTCCGCTTCTTGCGGACGGCGGCAGGGTGGCTTTCCTGTTCCCCGGGTTCGAGCCCGCCATCGACCCGCGCATGGACGACGTCGCCGAGCACTTCGGGTGGCCCAAGCCGGAGCCCGCCGGGCGCACCGACCTGGCGGGCCACGTCGCCGACGTCATCGGCGCCGGGCGGCTGCTGGTCGCGGCGCTCGCCGAACTCGGCGTCGAACCGGACGTCGCGGCGGGCCACGGCCTCGGCGAATGGGCCGCCATGATCGCCACCGGGATGCTCGACGCCGGCGCGGCGGAGCCCCTCGTCCACGCCCTCGACGCCGGCTCGCCGGACGCCCCCGACACCGTTCCCGACTCCGTTCCCGACTTCGTGCACGCGGTCGTCGGATGCGGCGCCGCCCAGGCCCGCGAGGCGGCCGGGGGCCGCTCCGGCGTCCATGTCAGCCACGACAACTGCCCGCACCAGTCGGTGATCTGCGGACCGGCCGGGGAGGTCCGCGCGATCCTGGAGCGGTTCGCGTCGGAGGGGATCCTGGGGCGTGAGCTGCCGTTCCGGGCCGGCGTCCACACGCCCCTCGCGGAGGTCTTTGAGAAGCGGGTGCGGCGCGCGTTCGAGTCCCTGGACCTGCGCGAGCCGCGGGTGCCGCTGTGGTCGGCGGCGGCCGTCGCGCCGTACCCGCCGTCGCCCGCGGACGTGCGGGACCTGGCCGTCCGGCAGCTGCTGGAGCCGGTCCGGTTCAACGCCCTGGTCGAGGAGCTGTACGGTGCGGCCCACGTGCGGGCGTTCGTGCAGATCGGGCCGGGGAGCCTCACCGGGTTCGTCGCGGACGTGCTCGGCGGCCGGGACCACCTCGCGATGGCGGCGAACGTCCCGCAGCGGGAGGGGATGGCGCAGCTGCGCCGCGTCCTCGCCGCACTGTGGGCGGAGGGCTACGGCGCGTCTCCGCCGCCCCCGGCGACCGCCGGCATGACGCTCGACCTCGGGACGCCGCTGGTCAGGCTGGACGGGGCCGTGCCGCCCGTCCGCCCAGGGTCCGCGATGCCGGAGCTGCCGGCCGACGACCCGGTCATGGCCGAGCTGGAGGCGCTGCTCAACGACGCCGCGGCGGGCGCGCAGGCGGTGGTGGAGGCGTTCGGCGGCGGGCCGGCGCCCGCGCCGTCGGGCGGCGCGCCGCCGGCGGCCGAGGAGCGGACCGTCTCCCGCGTGTTCTCGCTCGACGCGATGCCGTACCTGAGCGACCACTGCGTGTTCCCGCAGGCGCCCGGCTGGCCCGACATGTCGGACCGGTTCCCGATCGTTCCGCTGGCGACGCTGCTGGAGGTCATGGCCGAGGCCGCGCGGGACGTGCTGCCCGGCACGGTCGTGGTCGGGTTCGAGGACGTGCGCGCCGTCCGCTGGGTCGTGGCCGCACCGCCCACCACCGCCGACATCACCGCCTATCCCCTCGGCGGCACCGGCCGCCCGCACAGGGTGAAGGTCGTCGTCCAGGGTCATGTGGACGGAACGGTGCTGCTCGCCGACCATTACCCGCCACCGCCAAGACCGGACCGGACGCCGCTGACCATAGAAGGCCCGCCCATCGTCACCGCTGAGCGGCTGTACGCGGAACGCTGGATGTTCCAGGGCCCGCTCTTCCGCGGCATCACCGAGATAACGGCTCTCGCAGAGGACGGTCTGCGCGGCGTCCTGACCTCCCTGCCCACGCCAGGTGCGCTGCTGGACAGTGTGGGCCAGCTCTGCTGCCACTGGATCCAGGTCTACGGCGACACCAACCAGACCGTGTTTCCGGTCGGAGTCGAACGGGTCTCCCTGTACGGGCCGTTGCCGCCCGCAGGCGAGCACCTGGCCACGACCGTCTGGAACCAGTCCCTGACCGACACGGCGATGCGCTGCTCAGCGGAGTTGCTCCGCGACGACGGAACGGTGTGGGGACGCGTCGAAGGGTGGACCACCCACCGCTTCTACACAGACGAGGCCCTCTGGCGGATGAAGTTCACCGCCGAGGTGTCGGGGACGGGTGAGCCGCAGCCGGGCGGCTGGTGCCTGGCGCGCAAGCGCTGGGACGGCGCCGCGTCCCGCGACCTGCTCATGCGCCAGTACCTCCGCGCCGCCGAACGCGCCGAGTACGAGGCGCTCCCGTCGTTCGCGCGGGGGCCGTGGCTGCTCGGGCGGATCGCCGTCAAGGACGCCGTCCGGGACCACCTGTGGCGCAACGGCCACGGTCCCCTGTTCCCGGCGGAGCTCACCGTCCATGACGGCCCGCGGGTGACCGGCCCCTTCGACGAGCCCCTGACCGTCTCGGTCGCCTCGGACGCCGAACTGGGCGTGGCCCTGGTGAGGCCCGGCCGCGAACCCGCCGGGATCGGCCTCGCCAAAGACGAGAAGAACGCGCGCGAACGCGCGGCCAAGCAGGCGGTGCTGCAGGCACTGAACCACCGACCCGACACCGACCCATCAGATACCGACCGACCAGACACCGACCGACCAGACACCGACCGACCCGAGACCCACCGGTCCGGATCGACCGACCGGCCCGAACGCCCCGAACTGCTCGTCACCGTCGCCGATGCCGAACGGCTCCTCATCGCCGCCGGCGGCACGGTCACGACGGTGGAGACCCGCGAGCTCGAAGGGCACGTCGTGGCCTGGACGGTCGCGTCCGGCGGACCGGACCTGGAGGAGGCCCGAGCATGA
- a CDS encoding exonuclease, which produces MARVELYVSADVEADGPIPGPYSMLSFGLAVCGTFDGTRFTAPDPSERTFYAELKPISGDFDPQALEVSGLDRERLLREGRDPAEAMRAAAAWVKTVADGALPVLVAYPLAYDWMWLYWYWVRFTSRSPFGHSRHLDIKTFYAARAGAMAARSTKRQMPAALLSARPHTHNALDDAVEQAELFQNLFRWGG; this is translated from the coding sequence ATGGCGCGCGTCGAGCTGTACGTCTCGGCCGACGTCGAGGCCGACGGGCCGATTCCGGGTCCGTACTCGATGCTCAGTTTCGGCCTGGCCGTATGCGGGACGTTCGACGGGACGCGGTTCACGGCGCCCGACCCCTCCGAGCGGACCTTCTACGCGGAGCTGAAGCCGATCTCCGGCGACTTCGACCCGCAGGCCCTGGAGGTCAGCGGCCTGGACCGCGAGCGGCTGCTCCGGGAGGGGCGCGACCCGGCGGAGGCGATGCGCGCCGCGGCGGCGTGGGTGAAGACCGTCGCGGACGGCGCGCTGCCGGTGCTGGTGGCGTACCCGCTGGCCTACGACTGGATGTGGCTGTACTGGTACTGGGTGCGCTTCACGTCGCGCTCCCCTTTCGGCCACTCGCGGCACCTCGACATCAAGACCTTCTACGCGGCCAGGGCGGGCGCGATGGCGGCGCGGTCGACGAAGCGGCAGATGCCCGCCGCGCTGCTGTCCGCGCGCCCCCACACGCACAACGCCCTGGACGACGCCGTCGAGCAGGCCGAACTCTTCCAGAACCTGTTCCGCTGGGGCGGCTGA
- a CDS encoding M48 family metalloprotease: MHGTAVPASGALSAGQHASKEGRYLGPGQGRQRRAGMPVGAVVGGEGAVVAVVAIGLHLVWPLWGAGAAIAVWAVLLTAPLAASRAYGYREPEEAERVRLEPAWRNVQRQAGTDGHRLVVVESDELNACTPSWRTVAVTSHAARSLPPGRLEAVLAHELGHVLGVRAVPAFVHAQVTLPSRVLVWALRGLWRPVAPMWKRAVAWHRPIGFLAVLLLAAFASVATAVLALPTGAAFAAAWCARLPRGRAEARADAAAVRLGFGAELVAAVEHRIENAPHGLPMPLVRRAQGLRRRLG, encoded by the coding sequence GTGCACGGCACGGCTGTTCCCGCGTCCGGGGCGCTTTCGGCCGGCCAGCACGCCTCCAAGGAGGGGCGGTACCTGGGGCCTGGACAGGGCCGCCAGCGGCGGGCCGGGATGCCGGTCGGGGCGGTCGTCGGCGGCGAGGGCGCCGTCGTGGCGGTCGTGGCCATCGGATTGCACCTGGTCTGGCCGCTGTGGGGCGCCGGTGCGGCGATCGCGGTGTGGGCGGTGCTGCTGACGGCGCCGCTGGCCGCGTCGCGCGCCTACGGTTACCGCGAGCCGGAGGAGGCCGAGCGCGTGCGGCTGGAACCGGCGTGGCGGAACGTGCAGCGGCAGGCCGGGACGGACGGGCACCGGCTGGTCGTCGTCGAGTCGGACGAGCTGAACGCGTGCACGCCGTCCTGGCGGACCGTCGCGGTCACGTCGCATGCGGCGCGGTCGCTGCCTCCCGGCCGGCTGGAGGCGGTGCTCGCCCATGAGCTGGGGCACGTGCTGGGCGTGCGTGCGGTGCCCGCGTTCGTCCACGCGCAGGTCACGTTGCCGAGCAGGGTGCTGGTGTGGGCGCTGCGGGGGCTGTGGCGCCCGGTCGCGCCGATGTGGAAGCGGGCGGTCGCCTGGCACCGGCCGATCGGTTTCCTGGCGGTCCTCCTGCTGGCGGCGTTCGCGTCGGTGGCCACGGCCGTGCTGGCGCTGCCCACCGGGGCGGCCTTCGCGGCCGCCTGGTGCGCGCGCCTGCCGCGCGGGCGGGCGGAGGCGCGGGCGGACGCGGCGGCGGTGCGGCTCGGGTTCGGCGCCGAGCTGGTCGCGGCCGTGGAGCACCGCATCGAGAACGCGCCGCACGGCCTGCCGATGCCTCTCGTCCGGCGGGCCCAGGGGTTGCGGCGCAGGCTGGGCTGA
- a CDS encoding acyl carrier protein gives MNGDVPTTRNETPNGGEPDGVLAEVVRILTGVVGEEFLQDVEIGPETAFTGALALESIEFADLAGRLRARFGDRADLPALVAGLDLEELLGLTVGDLADHVTDPPAGAPQSAGAPQSAGAAR, from the coding sequence ATGAACGGCGACGTCCCGACCACGCGCAACGAGACGCCGAACGGCGGTGAACCGGACGGCGTCCTCGCGGAGGTCGTCCGGATACTGACCGGCGTCGTGGGGGAGGAGTTCCTCCAGGACGTGGAGATCGGCCCGGAGACCGCGTTCACCGGCGCCCTCGCCCTGGAGAGCATCGAGTTCGCCGACCTCGCCGGCCGGCTCCGCGCCCGCTTCGGCGACCGCGCCGACCTTCCCGCCCTGGTCGCGGGCCTGGACCTGGAGGAACTGCTCGGCCTGACCGTGGGGGACCTCGCGGACCACGTCACCGACCCGCCCGCCGGAGCCCCGCAGTCCGCCGGAGCCCCGCAGTCCGCTGGAGCCGCCCGATGA